The following are encoded in a window of Psychrobacter sp. P11F6 genomic DNA:
- a CDS encoding acyl-CoA thioesterase → MPQYNTSSTAKKAPLNHELYMSILMTPDMANFIGNVHGGDLLKMLDQVAYACASRYSGNYVVTLSVDQVMFREPIYVGELVTFAASVNYVGNTSMEVGIRVEAEDVRARTVRHTNSCYFTMVAIDDNGKPTPAPPLDIKNPMQQCRSDAALERKNLRLESSHRPSCDIGDMVGELASPHDR, encoded by the coding sequence ATGCCGCAATACAATACCAGCTCGACTGCCAAAAAAGCCCCATTAAATCATGAGCTATATATGTCGATACTTATGACGCCTGATATGGCGAATTTTATTGGCAATGTGCATGGTGGTGATTTGCTTAAGATGCTGGATCAAGTCGCTTACGCTTGCGCCAGTCGCTATAGCGGCAATTATGTGGTGACGCTGTCTGTCGACCAAGTGATGTTTCGTGAACCTATATATGTTGGCGAATTGGTCACCTTTGCGGCAAGTGTTAATTATGTAGGGAATACTTCAATGGAGGTCGGTATTCGCGTCGAAGCAGAAGACGTTCGAGCCCGTACTGTACGCCATACCAACAGCTGCTATTTTACGATGGTCGCTATCGATGATAATGGCAAGCCCACACCTGCGCCGCCACTTGATATCAAAAATCCCATGCAGCAATGCCGCTCTGATGCCGCACTAGAGCGTAAAAACCTGCGTCTGGAAAGCTCACATCGACCCAGTTGTGATATCGGGGATATGGTTGGTGAGCTGGCTAGTCCTCATGATCGTTAA
- a CDS encoding DUF1365 domain-containing protein encodes MSIETDTPNKLLPHQLFHGTTWHSRLLPSVHKFAYPYRYWGINISALTKGLELPEISTGISSRNKLLKKLLSKGRLVKGLPLFSAKKKALQQFCPDDYLQGLPLQESNSLSNLSMNNKQDNCRSNSVQALNHRLNQSFTEQTGSAPTGDIIGMLVCRNAGIYFSPVNFYLGFDEQQIPSHLLAEVSNTPWDKRHYYGFTLNGGNTEFCHNKDFHVSPFNPIDQLYRWQVKVKKQPDNCLQVRIAIDISDERGEVLKTGIKMAGVPMTATTIRNSLRKNPLMNMTSVTRIYWHAFKLYAIKKVPYIHYDEKLADSQQNKAPTPKDIL; translated from the coding sequence ATGTCTATTGAAACCGACACGCCTAATAAGCTGTTACCCCATCAGTTGTTTCATGGGACGACTTGGCACAGTCGGTTACTGCCAAGTGTACATAAATTTGCGTATCCATATCGTTATTGGGGCATCAATATCAGCGCATTGACTAAAGGGCTGGAGCTTCCTGAAATAAGTACAGGTATTAGTAGCAGAAATAAGCTTTTAAAAAAGTTGCTTTCAAAAGGACGGCTGGTCAAAGGATTGCCATTATTTTCAGCAAAGAAAAAAGCCTTGCAGCAGTTTTGTCCTGATGATTACTTACAAGGTCTACCTTTACAAGAGTCAAATAGCCTAAGTAATTTATCAATGAATAATAAGCAGGATAATTGTCGTTCAAATTCTGTTCAAGCACTTAACCATCGCTTAAACCAATCGTTTACTGAGCAAACGGGTAGTGCGCCAACAGGCGATATTATTGGGATGCTCGTTTGCCGCAATGCGGGCATATATTTTAGTCCAGTCAATTTTTACTTAGGTTTCGATGAGCAGCAGATACCATCCCATTTATTGGCTGAAGTCTCTAATACACCGTGGGATAAGCGCCATTATTATGGGTTTACACTCAATGGTGGGAATACTGAATTTTGTCATAATAAAGATTTTCATGTCTCACCTTTTAACCCGATCGATCAGCTATATCGTTGGCAAGTTAAGGTAAAAAAGCAGCCGGATAATTGCTTGCAAGTTCGTATTGCTATCGATATCAGCGATGAGCGCGGTGAGGTATTAAAAACGGGTATAAAAATGGCTGGCGTTCCAATGACTGCCACAACGATTCGCAACAGTTTGCGAAAAAATCCGCTAATGAACATGACCTCTGTAACCCGTATTTATTGGCATGCTTTCAAGCTTTATGCGATTAAAAAAGTGCCTTATATTCATTATGATGAAAAACTGGCCGATAGCCAACAGAACAAAGCACCGACTCCAAAAGATATTCTTTGA
- a CDS encoding cation diffusion facilitator family transporter has protein sequence MSLKPSEAESHAPISHQPAPHNSRARGAGKLITDATSNGNSHSVLDDSAKSTTNKDQQHSASLVTVLIAVGANIIIAIAKTVAAFMTGSASMIAESAHSWADAGNGTLLIVAEKKAIKPADESHPLGYGKEAYVWSMIAAFGVFMAGSIVSIYTGITEWNAAESETNYTIGFIVLAIAFVLEGFSLGQAYLQSKKHGEAINVSAIGYVVDTSNPTLRGVFFEDLAAVIGLVVAAAAMGMHAYTGQPFWDALGSIIVGILLGAVAIFLISRNRDFLVGYKVSERIHGYALSELLNHPDIDSVSYLHLEWVGPKKIFMVAAVDIAGNQKEKEIAQKFEIIESQFRANPLFQEAILTLSVPNAKTLSLPNSYNQDA, from the coding sequence ATGAGCTTAAAACCATCGGAAGCCGAGTCACACGCTCCTATTTCTCATCAGCCAGCGCCGCATAATAGTCGTGCTCGAGGCGCTGGCAAGCTCATTACAGACGCCACTTCTAATGGTAATTCTCATTCTGTATTAGACGATTCTGCTAAGTCGACAACCAATAAAGACCAGCAGCATTCCGCTTCATTGGTAACGGTATTAATTGCCGTTGGAGCCAACATTATCATTGCGATTGCCAAAACGGTAGCAGCATTTATGACGGGTTCTGCTTCTATGATCGCAGAGTCAGCGCATTCGTGGGCAGATGCAGGTAACGGTACTTTATTAATTGTCGCCGAGAAAAAGGCGATCAAACCTGCTGATGAAAGCCATCCCCTCGGCTATGGCAAAGAAGCTTATGTCTGGTCGATGATTGCCGCTTTTGGTGTCTTTATGGCAGGTTCGATTGTCTCCATTTATACCGGTATCACCGAGTGGAATGCTGCGGAAAGCGAGACCAACTATACCATCGGTTTTATTGTATTGGCGATTGCGTTTGTGCTCGAAGGGTTTTCGTTAGGGCAAGCTTATTTACAAAGCAAAAAGCATGGTGAAGCGATAAATGTTAGTGCCATTGGTTATGTGGTCGATACGTCAAACCCAACTTTACGTGGTGTATTCTTTGAAGACTTGGCAGCTGTCATCGGCTTGGTTGTCGCTGCTGCTGCCATGGGTATGCATGCTTATACGGGACAGCCGTTTTGGGATGCGCTCGGCTCCATTATTGTCGGAATATTATTGGGTGCGGTAGCCATCTTTTTAATTAGCCGTAACCGTGACTTTTTGGTCGGTTATAAAGTATCAGAGAGGATACATGGCTATGCATTGAGCGAATTACTCAATCATCCAGATATCGATAGTGTGTCGTACTTACATTTGGAGTGGGTGGGACCCAAAAAGATATTTATGGTGGCAGCAGTCGATATTGCTGGCAATCAAAAAGAAAAAGAGATTGCCCAAAAATTCGAAATTATTGAAAGTCAGTTCCGTGCGAATCCTTTATTTCAGGAAGCTATCCTGACATTATCTGTACCCAATGCTAAAACTTTGAGCTTACCCAATAGTTATAATCAAGATGCCTGA
- a CDS encoding DUF2177 family protein, with protein MGYVFIYLAAVLIFLGIDAVWLKTMTGLFYEKRIGHLLADEPNMIAAGVFYMFYLLALCVLILYPQIKAGASIGHIFLLGGLIGLMAYGTYDFTSLALYKGFTLDTALVDFAWGGILTGSVSAIVAWLAYRFHWLS; from the coding sequence ATGGGTTATGTATTTATATATCTGGCTGCTGTGCTTATATTTTTGGGTATTGACGCAGTTTGGCTCAAGACTATGACTGGCTTATTTTATGAAAAGCGTATCGGGCATCTGCTTGCCGATGAGCCAAACATGATTGCTGCTGGTGTGTTCTATATGTTTTATCTACTGGCTCTCTGTGTCTTAATTTTATATCCACAAATCAAAGCAGGCGCTTCGATTGGTCATATATTCTTGCTTGGTGGCCTAATAGGGCTGATGGCTTACGGTACTTATGACTTTACCAGTTTAGCGTTGTACAAAGGTTTTACACTGGATACAGCGTTGGTTGATTTTGCTTGGGGCGGTATCTTGACAGGTTCAGTGAGCGCCATTGTTGCTTGGCTTGCTTATCGTTTTCATTGGTTGAGCTAA
- a CDS encoding NAD(P)/FAD-dependent oxidoreductase, with product MLFNCRKRKNLETVSHEASSLSKQTTNAQAKKRIAIIGSGVSGLTCAHYLVAQHEVTVFEANDYIGGHVNTIDVALQDGKKAKSSNVENSAIDTGFIVFNERTYPNFFRLLHELQVPFQSTDMSFSVKNTARHFEYNGHTLNTLLSQRKNVFNPKFWQFIKDILQFNKHIKQLRQDYEIARVKGQDVSIFTEQTLGSYLTEKSYGKLFIGNYLLPMVSAIWSTSLHEVQDFPLVFFAQFFDNHGLLDVVNRPQWFTIKGGSKQYVNKLIPRFIKAGGKVRVNSPVQSVVRDGEQVLLTVQNKGVTDNNIESLNEKLVFDEVIFACHADTALKILTDASKDEYEVLSHFRFTKNTAVLHTDISVLPNKPLAWASWNYLIDENLVNKTARQSAAENHTKKAQTSAKPVLTYHMNILQRLTKKHNYLVTLNPETAHENVDDKHVIKRIDYSHPVFDKAMIKAQSKWSSISGNGMHTHFCGAYWFNGFHEDGVRSGLRVCQALGHDIAIKDEVDPTHLPDAESARTPFRYKDLPVKADSKLRTLNKREVVTALTNQELIEYIERLQSPVKSDEPKRKRRLFGRHNVQ from the coding sequence AAGTGACAGTGTTTGAGGCTAATGATTATATTGGCGGTCATGTAAATACCATCGATGTGGCGCTACAAGACGGCAAAAAAGCAAAGAGCAGCAATGTGGAAAACAGTGCCATAGATACTGGCTTTATCGTCTTCAATGAGCGTACTTATCCCAATTTCTTTCGTCTACTGCATGAGCTGCAAGTGCCGTTTCAATCGACTGACATGAGCTTTTCGGTAAAGAATACGGCGCGCCATTTTGAATACAATGGTCACACGCTCAATACTTTATTATCGCAGCGTAAGAATGTTTTCAATCCAAAGTTTTGGCAATTTATCAAAGATATTCTACAGTTCAATAAACATATCAAGCAGCTACGCCAAGACTACGAAATAGCACGTGTTAAAGGGCAAGATGTTAGCATTTTTACTGAGCAAACACTGGGCAGCTATCTCACAGAAAAAAGCTATGGCAAGCTGTTTATAGGCAACTATCTGCTGCCAATGGTTTCTGCCATTTGGTCAACCAGTCTGCATGAAGTACAAGACTTCCCACTGGTGTTTTTTGCACAGTTCTTTGACAATCATGGCTTGCTCGATGTGGTTAATCGTCCGCAGTGGTTTACGATCAAAGGTGGCTCAAAACAGTACGTCAATAAGTTGATTCCACGCTTCATCAAAGCGGGCGGTAAGGTGAGAGTAAACAGTCCCGTACAGTCTGTGGTTCGCGATGGTGAGCAAGTATTATTGACGGTTCAAAATAAAGGTGTTACTGATAATAATATCGAAAGCTTGAACGAAAAATTGGTATTTGACGAAGTTATCTTTGCTTGTCATGCAGACACCGCGCTCAAAATTTTAACAGACGCCAGTAAGGATGAATATGAGGTACTCAGTCATTTTCGCTTTACCAAAAATACCGCCGTATTGCATACCGATATCAGTGTCCTACCGAACAAGCCATTGGCATGGGCCAGCTGGAATTATCTGATAGATGAGAATCTCGTAAATAAAACTGCGCGACAATCAGCTGCTGAAAACCATACTAAAAAAGCACAAACATCAGCAAAACCAGTGCTGACTTATCACATGAATATTCTGCAACGCCTGACCAAAAAGCACAATTATTTGGTTACGCTGAATCCAGAAACCGCTCATGAAAATGTTGATGATAAGCACGTCATCAAGCGCATCGACTATAGCCATCCTGTGTTTGATAAAGCGATGATTAAGGCGCAAAGCAAATGGTCGAGTATCTCTGGTAACGGCATGCACACACATTTTTGCGGTGCCTATTGGTTTAATGGTTTTCATGAAGATGGTGTACGTAGCGGTCTACGTGTCTGCCAGGCACTTGGCCATGATATTGCCATAAAAGACGAGGTTGATCCGACTCATCTGCCTGATGCCGAGAGCGCACGTACGCCGTTTCGTTATAAGGACCTGCCGGTAAAGGCAGATAGCAAATTGCGCACACTTAATAAGCGTGAGGTGGTCACGGCGCTCACCAATCAAGAGCTGATTGAGTACATTGAACGTTTACAATCGCCTGTTAAAAGTGATGAACCAAAGCGAAAGCGTCGCTTATTCGGTCGTCATAACGTGCAGTGA
- the dps gene encoding DNA starvation/stationary phase protection protein Dps, with translation MRERYASGIDDATAKKMIDLLNANLANLIDLSMDSKQCHWNLQGTGFIGVHQLLDDTYGRLTEAYDTVAERIVILGGKANGISKRVVEDSILETYPTDITEVDQHVRELTNRYKTIAASLREGINTAGDAGDEDTADLLTEISRTVDKDAWFIGANAPKK, from the coding sequence ATGAGAGAACGTTACGCAAGTGGGATAGATGATGCTACCGCAAAGAAAATGATCGACTTATTGAACGCTAATCTAGCGAATCTCATTGATTTGAGTATGGACAGTAAGCAATGTCATTGGAATTTGCAAGGTACTGGCTTTATCGGTGTTCATCAGTTATTAGATGATACTTACGGTCGCTTAACTGAAGCTTATGATACGGTTGCTGAGCGTATTGTTATCCTTGGCGGTAAAGCCAATGGTATCTCTAAACGTGTCGTTGAGGACTCTATCCTAGAGACTTACCCTACTGATATCACTGAAGTCGATCAGCATGTCCGTGAGCTTACCAATCGTTATAAGACCATTGCGGCATCATTGCGTGAAGGGATTAATACTGCTGGTGACGCGGGTGACGAAGACACCGCTGACTTATTAACGGAAATAAGCCGTACTGTCGATAAAGATGCATGGTTCATCGGTGCCAACGCGCCAAAGAAATAA
- a CDS encoding DUF2059 domain-containing protein, translating into MKLSLQSAIESPVGRSIMVRSLSMAVVTISALASLTQAHAELVIHSEPAQQQTVSINRISANSASINNTAFMNNNISPTDTSIVKLMEVMHIDEQIESIVNGQQAAINAINVQTQNRTESVGNGNLNKRQQALQEQIQKVLGQYAKIMTNTIGDTTDRQTLTQAYISAAKTYYTQAEVDAQIDFYDTVMGQSILSKQPQITAAFLKQSLPDDTSETEAQLDELLPQMQQIIQGVF; encoded by the coding sequence ATGAAACTAAGTCTTCAGTCTGCTATAGAGAGCCCTGTTGGGCGTTCAATCATGGTTCGCTCATTAAGTATGGCCGTTGTCACTATTAGCGCATTAGCCAGTCTGACTCAAGCACATGCTGAGCTGGTAATTCATAGTGAGCCTGCTCAACAGCAGACAGTAAGTATCAATAGAATAAGTGCGAATAGCGCTTCTATTAACAATACCGCTTTTATGAATAATAATATCTCCCCAACAGATACGTCTATCGTTAAGCTGATGGAAGTGATGCACATTGATGAGCAAATAGAATCTATCGTTAACGGGCAACAAGCGGCTATTAATGCTATCAATGTACAAACGCAAAATCGTACTGAGTCAGTAGGTAATGGTAACTTAAATAAACGCCAACAGGCGCTACAAGAGCAGATTCAAAAAGTTCTGGGTCAATATGCCAAGATAATGACCAATACTATCGGCGATACCACTGACAGGCAGACGTTGACGCAAGCTTATATCAGCGCAGCGAAGACTTACTATACGCAAGCAGAAGTTGATGCCCAAATTGATTTTTATGATACGGTGATGGGTCAAAGTATCTTATCGAAACAACCACAGATTACAGCGGCATTTCTAAAGCAATCCTTGCCTGATGATACCAGTGAAACTGAGGCACAGCTGGATGAGCTTTTACCGCAGATGCAACAAATAATCCAAGGTGTTTTTTAA
- a CDS encoding SAM-dependent methyltransferase, with amino-acid sequence MSARPTDRAPVSTLGKLTAQMSKVVNESAIFQPVSAGMNQLARKFIFRALAHIQFGSLTIVEVFDEQAPNTVSFGKVSDSVASSSAVGRHSLHVTLMIHDPTVYRQLLLGGSIALADSYINGEWDTDDLTGLIRLAARNLAVLNKLENRFAGVSKAFEKAKHRLRSNDQSGAKSNILAHYDLGNDMYQRFLDDTMMYSAAVYRTPDVSLSAAQQHKLALICQRLQLTPDDHVIEIGTGWGGFAIYAATHYGCHITTTTISDAQYDEAQRRVDAAGLSDKITLLKQDYRELTGQYDKLVSIEMIEAVGHEYLPTFFAKCNSLLKPTGLMVLQAITFNDQNYQDYVNSVDFIQTHIFPGGCLLSNQELNTQFTEQTDMVIKQLHDYGFDYAHTLRDWRAAFMAQREEIKGLGYDDAFIRLWDFYFCYCEGGFLERTIGVVQLTAVKPDNIDVMHFSDLSSHDTLTDEQSSRLIHDIMNSNESGNANSDGQDASKRHIAS; translated from the coding sequence ATGTCAGCACGACCAACCGACCGAGCACCCGTTTCGACATTAGGAAAATTGACCGCACAGATGAGTAAGGTCGTCAATGAGAGCGCCATTTTTCAGCCCGTCAGTGCGGGAATGAATCAATTGGCAAGAAAATTCATCTTTCGCGCATTAGCGCATATCCAGTTTGGTAGCTTGACTATAGTCGAAGTATTCGATGAGCAAGCACCTAATACCGTCAGCTTTGGTAAAGTATCCGATAGTGTCGCGAGCAGTTCGGCAGTGGGTCGCCATTCACTACACGTTACCTTGATGATTCATGATCCTACTGTCTATCGGCAGCTGTTGCTTGGCGGCTCTATTGCGCTAGCAGACAGCTATATCAATGGTGAGTGGGATACGGACGATTTGACAGGGCTGATTCGGTTGGCAGCGCGTAACTTGGCGGTGTTGAATAAGTTAGAAAATCGCTTTGCAGGTGTGAGTAAGGCGTTTGAAAAAGCGAAGCATCGGCTACGTAGCAATGATCAGTCTGGTGCCAAGTCCAATATTTTAGCGCATTATGACTTGGGCAATGATATGTATCAGCGGTTTTTGGACGATACGATGATGTATTCAGCAGCAGTCTATCGTACGCCTGATGTATCACTGAGCGCAGCGCAGCAGCATAAACTGGCGCTCATTTGCCAGCGATTACAATTGACGCCTGATGATCATGTGATAGAAATTGGCACAGGGTGGGGTGGTTTTGCTATTTATGCCGCCACACATTATGGCTGTCACATAACGACGACGACCATCTCTGACGCCCAGTATGATGAGGCGCAGCGCCGAGTCGATGCGGCAGGACTGTCTGATAAAATCACCCTGCTGAAGCAAGACTATCGTGAGCTGACAGGGCAGTATGACAAGCTAGTCAGTATCGAGATGATTGAAGCCGTTGGGCACGAGTACTTACCGACGTTTTTTGCCAAATGTAATAGCTTGCTCAAACCCACAGGGCTGATGGTGCTGCAAGCGATTACTTTTAACGATCAAAACTACCAAGATTATGTTAATTCAGTTGATTTTATCCAGACGCACATTTTCCCTGGTGGTTGTTTGCTGTCTAATCAAGAGCTGAATACACAGTTTACGGAACAAACCGACATGGTCATCAAGCAGCTACATGATTATGGTTTTGACTATGCTCATACCTTGCGCGACTGGCGTGCAGCGTTCATGGCACAGCGTGAAGAAATTAAGGGGCTTGGTTATGATGATGCCTTTATTCGCTTGTGGGATTTTTACTTTTGCTACTGTGAAGGTGGGTTTTTAGAGCGCACCATCGGCGTGGTACAGTTGACTGCAGTGAAGCCGGATAATATTGATGTGATGCATTTCTCTGATTTGTCTTCTCATGACACTCTCACCGATGAGCAAAGCAGCCGCCTGATTCACGATATTATGAATTCTAATGAAAGCGGTAATGCCAACAGTGATGGCCAAGACGCCTCCAAACGACATATAGCGTCTTAA
- the uvrB gene encoding excinuclease ABC subunit UvrB, with translation MRMPEPRSSRQLNQLATQLQGEAEISGVNASGTQISSRAFEMVTEFEPAGDQPQAIKKLVNGINSGMDEQLLLGVTGSGKTYTMAKVISETQRPTIIMAHNKTLAAQLYGEFKSFFPNNAVEYFVSYYDYYQPEAYVAASDTFIEKDSAINDHIDQMRLSATRALLERRDAIIVASVSCIYGLGDPESYLKMLLHVVVGDKIDRTATIKRLVEMQYTRNELDFGRGTYRLRGELLDIYPAESEQLAVRVHLFDNEVEKITWFDPLTGKTVRSVPRITIYPKSHYVTPRNKLEAASHTIRAELEPRLEYFRDNNKLIEAQRLKERTQYDLEMIQQLGYCNGIENYSQHLSGRPSGEAPPTLFDYIPEDALLFLDESHVTVSQIGAMYKGDRSRKENLVNYGFRLPSAMNNRPMKFEEWERIKPKTIYVSATPALYELEHSEQVVEQVVRPTGLIDPEIEIRPVLTQVDDVLSEITKRREKDERVLITTLTKRMSEDLTSYLKEYDVKVAYLHSDIDTVERMQIIHELRTGVHDVLVGINLLREGLDMPEVSLVAIFDADKEGFLRSERALIQTIGRAARHINGKAILYADRITNSMQKAIDETDRRREKQVAFNLEHNITPKGARRSITDKIDTGDDQNANDNQVIPIKSNLPDVDISILRSPDLLAKEINRLEKLMKQMSRDLKFEDAAKTRDKVLELKAHLI, from the coding sequence ATGCGAATGCCTGAACCGCGCTCGTCGCGTCAGTTAAATCAATTGGCCACTCAGCTACAGGGCGAAGCTGAAATTAGTGGTGTCAATGCGTCTGGGACGCAAATATCAAGTCGTGCTTTTGAGATGGTCACCGAATTTGAGCCAGCAGGAGATCAACCCCAAGCGATTAAAAAGCTCGTCAACGGTATTAATTCTGGTATGGATGAGCAGTTACTTCTGGGAGTGACGGGCTCTGGTAAGACCTATACTATGGCAAAGGTCATCTCTGAGACGCAGCGTCCAACTATTATTATGGCTCATAACAAAACGCTTGCCGCGCAGTTATATGGTGAATTTAAATCGTTCTTTCCAAATAACGCGGTTGAGTATTTCGTCAGCTATTATGACTATTATCAGCCGGAAGCCTATGTCGCGGCAAGTGATACCTTTATCGAAAAAGACAGTGCCATCAACGATCATATCGATCAGATGCGTCTGTCAGCGACGCGAGCACTATTAGAGCGCCGTGACGCGATTATTGTTGCCTCGGTATCGTGCATTTATGGTTTGGGTGATCCAGAAAGTTATTTAAAAATGCTGCTGCACGTCGTCGTTGGGGACAAAATCGATCGCACTGCTACCATTAAACGTCTCGTTGAAATGCAATATACGCGCAATGAGCTAGACTTTGGACGCGGTACGTATCGGCTGCGTGGCGAGCTGTTAGATATTTATCCTGCTGAGTCTGAGCAGCTGGCGGTACGTGTGCATTTATTTGATAATGAAGTGGAGAAAATTACTTGGTTTGATCCATTAACAGGTAAGACGGTACGTAGCGTGCCACGTATTACTATCTATCCAAAATCACACTATGTGACGCCGCGTAATAAACTAGAAGCGGCTAGTCATACGATTCGCGCTGAGCTTGAGCCGCGCTTAGAATATTTCCGCGATAATAATAAATTGATTGAAGCACAGCGTCTCAAAGAGCGTACCCAGTATGACCTTGAGATGATTCAACAGCTTGGCTACTGTAACGGTATCGAAAACTATTCGCAGCATCTCTCTGGTCGTCCATCAGGGGAAGCGCCACCGACCTTGTTTGATTATATTCCAGAAGATGCGCTACTGTTCCTCGATGAGTCGCACGTCACCGTATCACAAATTGGCGCGATGTATAAAGGCGATAGATCGCGCAAAGAAAACTTGGTCAATTACGGCTTTCGTCTGCCAAGTGCCATGAATAATCGCCCGATGAAGTTTGAAGAGTGGGAGCGTATCAAGCCTAAGACTATTTATGTGAGTGCCACGCCTGCATTGTATGAGCTTGAGCACAGCGAGCAAGTCGTCGAGCAAGTCGTGCGTCCAACGGGTTTGATTGACCCTGAGATTGAGATTCGTCCTGTATTGACGCAGGTCGATGATGTGTTATCAGAGATTACCAAGCGCCGAGAAAAAGATGAGCGCGTGCTGATTACCACGTTGACTAAGCGCATGTCAGAGGATTTGACCAGTTATCTAAAAGAGTACGATGTCAAAGTGGCCTATCTGCATTCAGACATCGATACCGTTGAGCGGATGCAGATTATTCATGAATTGCGGACTGGCGTGCATGATGTATTGGTCGGTATCAACCTATTGCGTGAAGGGTTAGATATGCCCGAAGTGTCATTGGTTGCGATATTTGATGCTGATAAAGAAGGTTTCTTGCGGTCTGAGCGCGCACTTATTCAGACCATTGGTCGTGCTGCGCGTCATATTAATGGTAAAGCCATTCTGTATGCGGATCGTATTACCAACAGTATGCAAAAGGCGATAGACGAGACCGATCGTCGCCGTGAAAAACAAGTGGCATTTAACCTTGAACACAACATCACGCCAAAAGGGGCACGTCGCAGTATCACCGATAAAATCGATACGGGTGACGATCAGAATGCCAATGACAATCAAGTGATTCCAATCAAGAGCAATCTGCCTGATGTTGATATTAGCATCTTACGCAGTCCTGATTTGCTGGCGAAAGAAATCAACCGTCTTGAAAAGCTGATGAAGCAAATGTCACGTGATTTGAAGTTTGAAGATGCGGCGAAAACGCGTGATAAAGTGCTAGAGTTAAAAGCGCATTTGATTTAG